The following proteins are co-located in the Dyadobacter chenwenxiniae genome:
- a CDS encoding FecR family protein — MNFHENISEELLARYLAETASEKEIEQVNAWLAQSPQNERELATYRLIWDHSAQAAKTSFPVNTDAAWNKMKAKMARPAPIIAPEILKPAAREIDFTPKTIQRKFPITVWAAAMVALALLAFGWFHFQSTKTGETQRIATTNNTSDSVLPDGTKVFLNYNSSLTYPSNFNGDLRMVSLQGEAFFDVKPDAEHPFVINANGTEIRVLGTSFNVKAYKEAPVRVDVSTGKVQVSKASKKIQLVKGQGAEVLDDTIRGLEANRNMLSYHTQVYDFNAADLNEVITSIRDGYHVDVRLSNQQIAQCRLTIRFEKEPLDATLSVIAETLDLDLRKEGKVYWLDGNGCQ, encoded by the coding sequence ATGAATTTTCATGAAAACATATCGGAAGAGCTGTTAGCACGCTACCTGGCAGAGACCGCTTCCGAAAAAGAAATAGAGCAAGTGAATGCCTGGCTGGCCCAATCGCCCCAAAATGAGCGCGAGCTGGCTACTTACAGGCTGATCTGGGATCACTCGGCACAAGCTGCAAAAACCAGTTTCCCGGTCAATACGGATGCTGCATGGAACAAGATGAAGGCCAAAATGGCCAGGCCAGCTCCCATCATTGCGCCCGAAATCCTGAAACCAGCAGCGCGCGAAATTGATTTTACACCAAAAACAATTCAGCGGAAATTTCCAATCACGGTCTGGGCGGCTGCAATGGTCGCTTTGGCCTTGCTGGCTTTCGGATGGTTTCATTTCCAATCTACTAAAACCGGTGAAACGCAGCGCATTGCAACGACCAACAACACCAGCGACAGCGTGCTGCCAGACGGCACCAAAGTTTTTCTCAACTATAATTCTTCATTAACCTATCCTTCCAACTTCAACGGAGATCTCAGAATGGTTTCCTTGCAGGGAGAAGCGTTTTTTGATGTGAAACCCGACGCCGAACATCCGTTTGTGATCAATGCGAATGGAACGGAAATACGCGTTTTGGGAACATCATTTAATGTGAAAGCGTACAAAGAAGCGCCGGTTCGGGTGGATGTTTCGACGGGGAAAGTGCAGGTTAGCAAAGCCTCGAAAAAGATTCAGCTCGTAAAAGGGCAAGGCGCAGAGGTGTTGGATGATACGATAAGAGGTTTGGAAGCGAACAGAAATATGTTGAGTTACCACACGCAGGTTTATGATTTCAATGCGGCAGATTTAAATGAGGTAATTACTTCAATCCGTGACGGTTATCACGTAGATGTGCGACTATCCAACCAGCAGATTGCACAATGCAGGCTTACGATCCGCTTTGAAAAAGAGCCATTGGACGCCACGCTCTCGGTCATCGCCGAAACATTGGAT
- a CDS encoding RNA polymerase sigma-70 factor, with protein sequence MYSSDPDIVNAIRQGDEQAFEQTFRHYYQRLCNYACTLLKDEEESEEVVQTVFLTIWEKRKDLEITLSLKSYLYRAVHNHCLNRFKHASVRQVHKEHTLNFGAQSYESVTEVIHANELEERIEKAVSTLPEQCQKAFRLSRFEELKYHEIADQLGISIKTVENQIGKALKILRIELADYLPGLLWPVYLIVEQLTRS encoded by the coding sequence GTGTACTCTTCCGACCCAGATATTGTCAATGCCATAAGGCAGGGCGATGAACAAGCCTTTGAGCAGACTTTCCGACATTACTATCAGCGACTTTGCAATTACGCCTGCACTTTACTCAAAGACGAGGAAGAGTCAGAAGAAGTTGTACAAACCGTTTTTTTAACAATATGGGAGAAAAGAAAAGATCTTGAAATAACATTATCATTAAAATCCTACCTCTATCGTGCTGTTCACAACCATTGCCTCAACCGCTTCAAACACGCATCGGTGCGGCAGGTGCATAAAGAACACACATTGAATTTCGGCGCACAATCTTACGAGTCGGTAACAGAAGTGATCCATGCAAATGAACTGGAAGAACGAATAGAAAAAGCAGTGAGCACATTACCAGAACAGTGTCAGAAAGCATTCAGGCTCAGCCGCTTCGAAGAACTGAAATACCACGAAATAGCAGACCAACTGGGAATTTCGATAAAAACAGTAGAAAACCAGATTGGTAAGGCGCTGAAAATATTGCGCATTGAGCTTGCAGATTATCTGCCCGGATTGCTTTGGCCGGTTTATCTTATTGTTGAACAGCTAACCAGATCGTAA
- a CDS encoding head GIN domain-containing protein, with the protein MKHFIFSISLALFAFVIQSCVYVDSQDDIPPRGEGTRTYDFRNFDELEMGDAFRLNVKAGSSFSVSAKGELNDLDDLNLFVENGKLIARYNNSWRNRREPMYIDITMPDVQKVDFSGAIKAKMEGFENLPGLEFELSGASKVEFEGSGRDFKFDLAGASQLLMFGKGKYLDGELSGASQLDAFDLVAQESDLELSGASTARVCVSELLKVDASGASNVRYKGNPDVDKKTSGGSTVKKE; encoded by the coding sequence ATGAAACATTTTATTTTTTCCATTTCGCTTGCCCTTTTTGCTTTTGTTATCCAATCCTGTGTCTACGTCGATTCCCAGGACGACATTCCGCCGCGTGGCGAAGGAACGAGAACTTATGATTTCCGGAATTTTGATGAGCTGGAAATGGGCGATGCATTTCGGTTGAACGTCAAAGCCGGAAGCTCTTTTTCTGTTTCTGCAAAAGGGGAACTCAACGATCTGGATGATCTGAACTTGTTTGTTGAAAACGGAAAACTAATTGCGCGTTACAACAATTCCTGGCGTAACCGCCGGGAGCCGATGTACATCGACATTACCATGCCGGATGTTCAAAAGGTTGATTTTTCGGGTGCTATTAAGGCAAAAATGGAGGGTTTTGAAAATTTGCCTGGCTTGGAGTTTGAATTATCCGGCGCTTCAAAGGTTGAGTTTGAGGGCTCAGGCCGTGATTTCAAGTTTGATCTCGCTGGTGCGTCGCAGCTTTTAATGTTCGGCAAAGGCAAGTATCTGGACGGTGAACTTTCCGGCGCTTCTCAGCTGGATGCCTTTGATCTCGTTGCGCAGGAATCGGATCTGGAATTGTCAGGAGCCAGCACTGCCAGGGTTTGCGTTTCAGAATTACTGAAAGTGGATGCGAGCGGCGCAAGCAATGTGCGCTATAAAGGCAATCCCGATGTGGATAAGAAAACGTCCGGCGGGAGCACGGTGAAGAAGGAATAA
- a CDS encoding M15 family metallopeptidase yields MPQKVLFISLLLLFFSIMSIAQKTDNASGKKTTIPAMEQKMIDQGLVDIQKLDPNIQVELKYSTTDNFVGKDVYGDLNRAYLQPEMAKRLVKANALLRKNHPDYTLLVYDAARPNSVQFALWDALDNLKIPAKNKKMYVADPKTGSNHNFGCAVDLTVVDEKGKPLDMGTKYDFFGPLAYPRSEQEMLKKGRLTSQQINNRQILRKAMNQAGFATNTTEWWHFDGMSKAQARTKYGMIK; encoded by the coding sequence ATGCCTCAAAAAGTCCTGTTTATAAGTCTGTTACTCCTTTTCTTCTCCATAATGAGCATTGCTCAAAAAACGGATAATGCATCCGGCAAGAAAACAACCATTCCTGCCATGGAACAAAAAATGATAGATCAGGGATTAGTTGACATTCAAAAACTGGATCCGAACATTCAGGTTGAATTGAAGTATTCTACAACCGATAATTTCGTGGGAAAAGACGTTTACGGGGATTTAAATCGCGCTTATCTGCAACCGGAAATGGCGAAGCGGCTGGTGAAAGCAAATGCACTTTTGAGAAAAAACCATCCCGATTATACATTGCTGGTTTACGACGCAGCCCGCCCGAATTCCGTGCAATTTGCACTTTGGGATGCGCTGGATAACCTCAAAATTCCAGCAAAAAACAAGAAAATGTATGTTGCAGATCCCAAGACCGGCTCCAACCACAACTTTGGCTGCGCGGTGGATTTGACTGTCGTTGACGAAAAAGGAAAACCATTGGATATGGGGACCAAATATGATTTCTTCGGTCCCCTGGCCTATCCCCGTTCCGAACAGGAAATGTTGAAAAAAGGCAGGCTTACCAGCCAGCAGATCAACAACAGACAGATCCTCAGGAAAGCGATGAATCAGGCTGGTTTTGCAACAAATACAACGGAATGGTGGCATTTCGATGGCATGTCCAAGGCTCAGGCGCGCACGAAATATGGCATGATCAAATAG
- a CDS encoding LiaF transmembrane domain-containing protein: MKNSRGIVWGGLLVIFGMLWLLRNMNLLNIDWDLILPYWPVLLIVAGALLIAKGNESRGLGGLIGLLITLAVFGGIVNKTDQAFDRHADNWDWNWDNDDDNEHYGYNDHDDHDNNNDDEDRDEDYENDRGNRDSKRPINGNYKYEMEDFIQKANFHLEGGAGSFTLNGNTQKLFEANTKSTMVGFLSNTSINKLDNSATVNLKMEEGNVKINKGEISNQAKIQLNERPIWNIDLGIGAGKGNFDFSNYKVEKLKVSTGVADMDIKMGDKVATSNIDIEAGVASITLELPRSVGCEMHMDGALNAKNMDDLDKISNGLYRSPDFDSASKKIIIHFEGGLTSINIKRY, from the coding sequence ATGAAAAACTCACGCGGTATAGTTTGGGGTGGATTGCTAGTCATATTTGGAATGCTCTGGCTGCTTCGGAATATGAATCTCCTCAACATTGATTGGGACCTGATTCTGCCCTACTGGCCTGTATTACTGATCGTAGCGGGAGCATTGCTTATCGCAAAAGGCAACGAAAGCAGAGGGCTCGGCGGATTAATTGGATTGCTGATTACGCTTGCTGTATTTGGCGGCATTGTCAATAAAACAGACCAAGCCTTCGACCGCCACGCCGACAACTGGGATTGGAACTGGGACAACGATGACGATAACGAGCATTATGGTTATAATGATCACGATGACCATGATAACAATAATGACGATGAGGATAGGGATGAAGACTACGAAAATGACCGTGGGAACCGTGATAGCAAAAGGCCCATCAATGGCAACTACAAGTATGAAATGGAGGATTTTATTCAAAAAGCCAATTTTCATCTGGAAGGCGGAGCGGGTTCTTTCACACTGAATGGTAACACGCAGAAGCTTTTTGAAGCCAACACAAAAAGCACAATGGTGGGCTTTTTATCCAATACATCCATTAACAAACTGGATAACTCTGCCACTGTCAACCTCAAAATGGAGGAAGGTAATGTAAAGATCAATAAAGGTGAAATTTCCAACCAAGCCAAAATTCAATTGAACGAAAGGCCAATCTGGAACATTGATTTGGGCATCGGCGCCGGAAAAGGCAATTTTGATTTCAGTAATTACAAAGTCGAAAAGCTTAAAGTAAGTACGGGTGTTGCCGATATGGACATAAAAATGGGCGATAAGGTTGCCACTTCAAACATCGACATTGAGGCTGGGGTCGCATCCATTACATTGGAGCTGCCTCGCTCTGTGGGTTGTGAAATGCATATGGACGGCGCATTGAATGCTAAAAATATGGATGATCTGGACAAAATCAGCAATGGCCTTTACCGCTCTCCCGACTTTGACAGCGCCTCCAAAAAGATCATTATCCACTTTGAAGGCGGCCTGACAAGCATCAACATCAAGCGCTATTAA
- a CDS encoding LiaI-LiaF-like domain-containing protein, producing the protein MNFRNIFWGVILIIAGSLFLIEEITAFDFGRFFWPIILITTGALLLLRNYLNSDISNRSNI; encoded by the coding sequence ATGAACTTTCGAAACATTTTCTGGGGAGTGATCCTCATCATTGCCGGATCTCTTTTCTTGATTGAAGAAATAACAGCATTCGATTTCGGCCGCTTTTTCTGGCCTATTATCCTGATTACAACCGGTGCGCTTTTATTATTGCGTAACTACTTGAATTCTGATATTTCCAACCGTTCAAACATTTAA
- a CDS encoding PspC domain-containing protein has translation MEKKLHRIPDQAVFGGVASGIAQYFQIDVVIVRVLFVVMLLLPIPPTFGMTAFIYIILWAVLPTGPVETIYTTNTSFDTNPPRPSDPVSDKKKSDQTVMILGAVLIFFGAVMLVDDFPVWYQFKKYFWPIVLIAIGAFLILRQRDKEHQNNTTVYPTTPPPPVDPIAPEPEPQPYTPFTPSTTTTSTTHFPEDPEAKKPDDEDDQVIKVN, from the coding sequence ATGGAAAAGAAATTGCATCGCATACCTGACCAGGCAGTTTTCGGAGGAGTCGCATCCGGAATTGCTCAATACTTTCAAATTGATGTTGTTATAGTCCGCGTACTGTTCGTTGTAATGCTGCTGCTGCCGATCCCGCCAACATTTGGAATGACTGCATTTATTTACATTATTCTGTGGGCTGTGCTGCCAACCGGACCAGTTGAAACCATTTATACAACCAACACATCATTTGACACGAATCCGCCAAGACCATCAGATCCTGTTTCAGACAAAAAGAAATCCGACCAGACGGTGATGATATTGGGCGCTGTGTTGATATTTTTCGGAGCTGTGATGCTTGTCGACGATTTCCCGGTTTGGTATCAGTTTAAAAAATATTTCTGGCCAATCGTTTTAATCGCCATCGGAGCGTTTTTGATCCTTCGCCAGCGCGATAAGGAGCACCAAAATAACACAACTGTTTACCCGACAACGCCTCCGCCGCCAGTTGATCCGATTGCACCAGAGCCGGAGCCACAACCTTATACACCGTTTACTCCCTCGACGACGACAACATCAACGACGCATTTCCCCGAAGATCCCGAAGCGAAAAAACCGGATGACGAGGACGATCAGGTGATCAAAGTAAATTGA
- a CDS encoding DUF2442 domain-containing protein, translating to MSKELMDLLSGPEEDINVNASDDFDKIIESSNLKIQHFTFFRDLDLIVFILNNKRIIQRALSSFPILEQAEDYHLYQYQVSDYGIHWPDLDADISLRGFLVEETKKLVAA from the coding sequence ATGAGTAAAGAGTTAATGGATCTTTTATCTGGTCCTGAGGAAGATATCAATGTCAATGCTTCTGATGATTTTGATAAAATAATTGAGTCCAGCAATTTGAAGATTCAGCATTTCACTTTTTTTCGTGATCTGGATCTCATTGTATTTATTTTGAACAACAAAAGAATCATTCAAAGGGCATTATCCTCGTTTCCAATACTTGAACAAGCCGAGGATTATCATTTATACCAGTATCAGGTTTCGGATTATGGCATCCACTGGCCCGATCTTGACGCCGATATTAGTCTCAGAGGTTTTTTGGTAGAAGAAACCAAAAAGCTCGTTGCTGCATAA
- a CDS encoding DUF4160 domain-containing protein, giving the protein MPTVLFIHGFRFFFYLNEHEPIHVHVKRGDSEARIVLVPFIDISYCRGFKKNEMRTIIEIISNNYETIIEAWHSTFHE; this is encoded by the coding sequence ATGCCGACCGTATTATTTATCCACGGATTTCGTTTTTTCTTTTATCTGAACGAGCATGAGCCGATCCATGTTCACGTTAAAAGGGGCGATAGTGAAGCGAGGATCGTGTTGGTGCCTTTTATTGATATTTCCTACTGCAGGGGATTCAAGAAAAATGAAATGAGGACCATTATCGAGATAATATCCAACAACTATGAAACCATTATTGAAGCCTGGCACTCGACCTTCCATGAGTAA
- a CDS encoding aldose epimerase family protein codes for MKKIFFLFTALTSFYLFSCSKSNKEEMISTISKESFGKLPDGQEADLYTLTNSKGMTVNITNYGGIITKLTAPDKNGEFADVVLGFDSLAPYLAGHPFFGALVGRYGNRIAKGQFKLNNEEYKLAINNGPNSLHGGIKGFDKVLWKATEINKDSIVGLQLEYVSKDMEEGYPGNLTVKVVYTLDNDNALSINYTATTDKPTVINLTNHSYFNLTGLKRDILDHEIMIESDSIVPIDTTLIPTGKLRAVEGTPFDFRKPTKISAGINKVEDEQIKNGGGYDHCWVLKRKEPGLVLFATAKDPESGRKLEAFTTEPAVQFYSGNFLDGTLKGKNATYVKRFGFCLETEHYPDSPNQPQFPSTVLNPGDTYQTTTKYRFSAK; via the coding sequence ATGAAAAAAATATTCTTTTTATTCACCGCGCTGACCAGCTTTTACCTTTTCAGCTGCTCCAAATCAAACAAAGAAGAAATGATCAGTACGATTTCAAAAGAATCTTTCGGCAAACTGCCCGACGGCCAGGAAGCAGACCTTTATACGCTTACCAATTCAAAAGGGATGACCGTGAATATTACCAATTATGGCGGCATCATTACTAAATTAACTGCGCCTGATAAAAATGGTGAGTTTGCTGATGTCGTACTAGGTTTTGACTCACTGGCTCCTTACCTGGCTGGTCACCCGTTTTTTGGTGCATTAGTAGGTCGTTACGGCAACCGGATTGCAAAGGGACAATTCAAGCTGAACAATGAAGAATACAAGCTGGCCATTAACAATGGACCTAATTCATTACATGGCGGCATTAAAGGCTTTGATAAGGTGCTCTGGAAAGCGACGGAAATCAATAAGGATTCGATTGTTGGCCTTCAACTCGAATATGTGAGCAAGGATATGGAAGAAGGTTACCCGGGAAATCTGACTGTTAAAGTGGTTTACACCCTGGACAATGACAATGCATTAAGCATTAACTACACGGCAACAACGGACAAGCCAACGGTTATAAACCTGACAAACCACTCGTATTTCAACCTTACAGGATTGAAAAGAGACATTCTGGATCATGAGATCATGATTGAATCAGATAGCATTGTGCCTATTGACACGACATTGATTCCGACGGGAAAACTTCGCGCGGTTGAAGGAACGCCATTTGATTTCAGAAAGCCAACTAAAATTTCCGCTGGCATTAATAAAGTTGAAGACGAGCAAATCAAAAACGGCGGCGGTTACGACCATTGCTGGGTGCTGAAACGCAAAGAACCAGGCTTAGTTTTGTTCGCAACTGCGAAAGACCCGGAAAGCGGCCGTAAATTGGAAGCTTTCACCACCGAACCCGCTGTTCAGTTCTACTCAGGAAACTTCCTCGACGGAACATTAAAAGGCAAAAACGCCACTTACGTCAAAAGATTCGGCTTCTGCCTGGAAACAGAACATTACCCAGACTCCCCAAACCAACCTCAATTCCCTTCCACGGTGCTGAATCCTGGGGATACATACCAGACGACAACAAAATATCGGTTCTCGGCCAAGTAA
- a CDS encoding galactokinase, with translation MQQTHIAEKIKEKYFQKFGETSNPDQVRTFRSPGRINLIGEHTDYNNGFVLPASVDKAVYFVIEARDDDQVILHAADLDETYSFSVQDLSKPAQSWTHYQLGIIEQIYKKGLKIGGFQTTFGGDVPVGAGLSSSAALECCLLFALNELYDLGLDRFSIVKMSQKAENEYVGVQCGIMDQFASAFGKEESVIRLDCRSLEYEYFPFPMQDYLLVLCDTNVKHSLASSEYNTRRQECEKGIAILQRYHPEVQSLRDATPAMVETHKDELGDIVYRRCKFITEEIQRVQDACDLLVEGNLVDFGKKMYATHQGLQHEYEVSCPELDFLVDQTLADPAVLGARMMGGGFGGCTINLVKKDAVEAFEQKMKAAYQEKYQIDLPCYKVKITTGTEEII, from the coding sequence ATGCAACAAACACATATAGCAGAAAAGATAAAGGAAAAGTATTTCCAGAAGTTTGGCGAAACATCAAATCCGGATCAGGTAAGGACTTTTCGTTCGCCGGGAAGAATTAACCTGATCGGCGAGCATACAGACTATAACAATGGCTTCGTGCTGCCAGCCAGCGTAGATAAGGCGGTTTATTTTGTGATTGAGGCAAGAGACGACGACCAGGTTATCCTGCACGCCGCAGACCTGGATGAGACATATTCATTTTCCGTTCAGGATCTTTCCAAACCAGCGCAGTCCTGGACTCATTATCAGTTGGGGATTATTGAGCAGATCTATAAAAAAGGACTAAAAATCGGCGGTTTCCAGACCACATTCGGCGGCGATGTGCCGGTTGGTGCCGGATTATCTTCCTCGGCAGCATTGGAATGCTGTCTCCTATTTGCCTTGAATGAATTGTACGATCTCGGTCTTGACAGATTCAGCATCGTAAAAATGTCCCAAAAGGCTGAAAACGAATATGTTGGTGTACAATGTGGCATTATGGACCAGTTTGCTTCGGCATTTGGAAAGGAAGAGTCTGTAATCCGGCTCGATTGCCGCTCATTGGAATACGAATATTTTCCATTCCCCATGCAGGATTACCTTTTGGTGCTTTGCGACACAAACGTAAAACATTCCCTGGCCAGCTCGGAATACAACACGCGTCGTCAGGAATGTGAAAAGGGCATCGCTATCCTGCAAAGATATCACCCGGAAGTGCAAAGTCTCAGAGATGCGACACCAGCAATGGTCGAAACGCACAAAGACGAACTGGGCGACATCGTGTATCGCAGATGCAAGTTTATAACCGAAGAAATTCAGCGCGTTCAGGATGCCTGCGACCTGCTCGTGGAAGGGAATCTGGTTGATTTTGGCAAAAAAATGTACGCCACGCACCAGGGACTGCAGCACGAATATGAAGTAAGCTGTCCGGAGCTGGACTTTTTGGTAGACCAGACATTAGCAGATCCTGCCGTGCTGGGTGCCAGGATGATGGGTGGCGGATTTGGCGGCTGTACAATTAATCTGGTTAAAAAAGATGCAGTTGAGGCTTTTGAACAAAAAATGAAAGCAGCTTACCAGGAAAAATACCAGATTGACCTGCCTTGTTATAAAGTAAAAATCACCACGGGCACAGAGGAAATTATTTGA
- a CDS encoding D-2-hydroxyacid dehydrogenase: MTIYCYSMLDDSLRKNLSEALQPHHNVHFRTGTSTEDESLAAFKTADYILGNPPVEWFDNASDNLKFWQLDSAGFDQYATVNIQERVKVANMGDWFARPCAESIVGGVLALYRGLDTLTLLKQKSEWVGSKLRAELKILYKQNVVILGAGTIGLAVNTILKGFGCNTHLMARTSREADLHSKEELFTELPFADLVINTLPGTAQHFVDQTFFSKMKERSVYASVGRGSTTDEDALIDVLQSGYLDGAVLDVTEIEPLPESSPLWTLENVILTQHTGGGHSNEHMGKVDLFLNNIFAMENGGNIVNEVNLRRGY, translated from the coding sequence ATGACTATATACTGCTATTCCATGCTGGACGATTCGCTGAGAAAAAACCTCAGTGAAGCACTGCAACCCCATCATAACGTTCATTTTCGTACCGGGACATCAACTGAGGATGAGAGCCTGGCAGCCTTCAAAACAGCAGATTATATCCTTGGCAACCCGCCGGTTGAATGGTTTGACAATGCTTCCGATAATCTTAAATTCTGGCAGCTTGATTCGGCTGGATTTGACCAGTATGCAACTGTAAACATTCAAGAGCGCGTGAAGGTGGCCAATATGGGCGACTGGTTCGCACGCCCTTGCGCCGAGTCCATTGTGGGCGGCGTGCTTGCGTTATACCGTGGCCTGGATACGCTGACATTGCTGAAACAGAAGTCGGAATGGGTCGGATCGAAACTCAGAGCTGAACTTAAAATTCTATACAAGCAGAATGTGGTCATCCTGGGAGCAGGGACAATTGGTTTGGCCGTCAATACAATTTTGAAAGGATTTGGCTGCAACACCCATCTCATGGCCCGGACTTCGCGGGAGGCAGACCTTCACAGCAAAGAAGAACTTTTCACCGAGCTGCCTTTTGCAGATCTGGTAATTAACACGCTGCCCGGAACCGCACAGCATTTTGTTGATCAAACATTCTTTTCCAAAATGAAAGAACGCAGCGTGTATGCAAGCGTAGGCAGAGGCAGCACGACAGACGAAGACGCATTGATCGACGTGCTGCAATCAGGTTACCTGGATGGCGCCGTTTTGGATGTGACCGAAATCGAACCTTTGCCGGAAAGCAGCCCACTTTGGACTTTGGAGAATGTAATCCTGACGCAACACACCGGTGGTGGACACAGCAATGAGCACATGGGTAAAGTGGATTTATTCCTGAATAATATTTTTGCAATGGAGAATGGCGGGAATATTGTCAATGAAGTGAATCTGCGCAGAGGTTATTAA
- the fumC gene encoding class II fumarate hydratase: protein MEYRIEKDTMGEVQVPAHVYWGAQTQRSIQNFPIAQDINKMPKEIIKAFAYLKKAAAITNYEAGILPKEKSDLIGQVCDEILTEQLDDQFPLVVWQTGSGTQSNMNCNEVIAYRGHVLQGGELADKTKFLHPNDDVNKSQSSNDTYPTAMHIAAYKILVDVTIPGIVKLRDTLKAKSEAFRNVVKIGRTHFMDATPLTLGQEFSGYASQLDHGLRAIYNTLAHLSELALGGTAVGTGINTPEGYSENVARHIAILTGLPFITAENKFEALAAHDAIVEAHGALKTVAVSLMKIGNDIRMLSSGPRSGIGEIHIPDNEPGSSIMPGKVNPTQCEAMTMVAAQVMGNDVAIGIGGSNGHFELNVFKPLMAYNFLHSARLIGDVCVSFNDNCAVGIEPLHENIKKHVNNSLMLVTALNTKIGYYKAAEIAQTAHKNGSTLKETAVALGYLTPDEFDAWVKPEDMVGDNK, encoded by the coding sequence ATGGAATACCGTATAGAAAAAGATACCATGGGTGAAGTGCAGGTGCCAGCTCATGTTTACTGGGGCGCACAAACGCAACGCTCGATCCAAAACTTTCCTATTGCCCAGGATATCAACAAAATGCCTAAAGAAATCATCAAGGCATTTGCATATTTGAAAAAAGCCGCAGCTATCACCAACTACGAGGCAGGCATCCTTCCAAAAGAAAAAAGTGACCTTATCGGTCAGGTTTGTGACGAGATTCTGACCGAACAACTCGACGACCAGTTTCCGCTTGTCGTGTGGCAAACGGGCTCGGGAACGCAATCGAATATGAACTGTAACGAGGTGATCGCTTATCGGGGACACGTATTGCAAGGGGGCGAGCTGGCTGATAAAACAAAATTCCTTCATCCGAACGATGATGTGAACAAGTCACAGTCTTCTAACGACACATATCCAACGGCCATGCACATTGCTGCTTATAAAATTCTCGTGGATGTAACTATTCCGGGCATTGTTAAGCTGAGAGATACATTAAAAGCCAAATCCGAGGCTTTCAGAAACGTCGTTAAAATAGGTCGTACGCACTTTATGGATGCGACCCCGCTTACATTAGGACAGGAGTTTTCGGGTTATGCGTCTCAACTGGACCATGGCTTACGCGCGATCTACAACACACTGGCGCACCTTTCGGAACTTGCATTGGGTGGGACGGCTGTTGGAACGGGTATTAACACCCCCGAGGGCTATTCGGAAAATGTTGCACGCCACATTGCCATATTAACCGGACTGCCATTTATCACCGCTGAAAACAAATTTGAAGCATTAGCAGCACACGACGCGATCGTAGAAGCACACGGCGCGTTAAAAACCGTTGCTGTGAGTTTGATGAAAATCGGTAATGACATCCGCATGCTGTCATCAGGCCCGCGTTCCGGCATTGGTGAGATCCATATTCCTGATAATGAGCCAGGAAGCTCTATTATGCCTGGGAAAGTGAATCCAACACAATGCGAAGCCATGACAATGGTGGCGGCACAAGTGATGGGTAATGATGTCGCGATTGGCATCGGTGGCTCGAACGGACATTTTGAATTGAACGTGTTCAAACCATTGATGGCCTACAACTTCCTGCACTCGGCACGCCTGATCGGCGATGTTTGCGTTTCCTTTAATGATAATTGCGCCGTGGGCATTGAACCCTTGCATGAGAACATTAAGAAGCACGTGAACAATTCGCTCATGCTGGTTACGGCTTTAAACACAAAAATTGGTTATTACAAAGCTGCGGAAATCGCTCAGACAGCCCATAAAAATGGCTCGACATTGAAAGAAACCGCTGTTGCGCTGGGTTACCTGACGCCGGACGAGTTTGATGCGTGGGTGAAACCGGAAGATATGGTAGGAGACAATAAATAG